TGTACAGCTGcaaaagtaaataaattattgataatGAATAATTGAATATACATATATCATATGCTATGGCTGCGGATATTATTGACCCCATACCCACGTTTTATAgccctttttattatttttttaaatgctagaggattttaaaaaatataattattcaatttataaaatcattttaatcatataaaggacactaaaattaatataataacagtTTTATTGAATGATGATgtatttacttttaaaaaattcaagagcatttttgtatgttaaaaaaatataaaatatgcaaGTTGAAAATACTGACCAGCTCGGTTTGAATGAgacggttttttttaaaaggaaaattttatttcttaaacaaaatattagaaaattttcaagaCTGAATGAATGCGTGAATATCTAGTTTTATTTCCCCTTTTTGGGTTTCCATTGaccattttaattaataataatgcaaatgattgataaatttaatattattaataaaacaaGAGAGTTAGGAAagtctttttcttaattccaaaaatatcatttcatacATTTAAGTTTAatgcatatttaattttgtagaaTGCGattaaattttcatgttttataatGGTAAAAAAATCATCTTATTGAATCTCGTGTgtgatttaattttgtaaaatatcGTAACTAAATCGaaactttcattttaaaaattttgttaactATGTGTATGTCAGGTGactaatatatatgatattcaCTGAAAATTTATGGTCTGCTTCCAGCAGGTGACGTTAGTCCACCGCAAGCTTCGAATTGGTTCTAAGCCTAAAATCACGAAAAAGATCGTTAGAAGAGGAGAGTGTCCCAGCGTAACGCTTCCGACGCTCAAGTTAGAGAATGACAATATAATGAGATAGCAGCTAAAAGTGCTGCTGAAAGTCAATATAGTAAATGAATAGTTACACtttcaaacctggtatttataggagaatacctgagTCAGGGTAAGACGGGGTCCAAAATCTGGATTGGACATAATCATGGGgtatcaatatatatttatttattattattattatcggaACAATAATAACAAGTAAATTAATAGTTATAGTTCTATTAATAATTACTATACTGATATTCGGATAGGAAAATTATACCTCACCCGAACCGAACCGATGGAATTCAATTATTTGGGTAGATGTGATTATTAGTCTGTACCCGGCTTAATTGACCCGAAAAATCTACCCGAATAATCCGACCAGGTATGATAATACCCAGCTAATTTTAATCGGATCGGGTAGTAAATGTCTACCCGAATAATCTTATCAGATGCCTGTCTGCCCGATTAACGAAGAAACtaacaaaaaaagaagaaaaatgggcTTGATGTTAGGCACGGCCCATTAGTAAACTTGAAGACCAAAACTATTCTCAAACCCTTCTTCTTCCACTATTCCATCCACAGCAACGCCCATCGCCGGTTCATTCGAATCATTCCTGGACAGCGGACGCATGATGATTGAGAAATTTTTTCCTATTTGGTTCAAGTCCCTCGATTTCACCTAACAACGCGCATCGCTTGTTCGGTTATCCGTATTGTACTGCGTTGGGTTCACGAAGGCATCTGTCCGGTTGTGTTACTCGGGCAGCTTATTGGCTGGTGAAGTTACAGTTACTCAAGAAGGATGAGGAAAATGGGAAGACAAGAAAAGAAGAGAAATGTTGGAGATTCAGCTAAAAACCAACCAGGTGGCTCGCGTGCTGTAACCTTCAAAGCTAAAAAATTTACCGAGGAAAAAACAACTAACACACGACAGACATCATTTATCAGGTTTTGAATGCAATTATATTCGGTgcttaagtttttatttttctgaaatgaaTTGTTGTGCGCGTGTGAACGATTTTTCATGTATTGGAAATGCATTTATTGTAGAAAGTTGGTTGACCCAGAGACAACAAAATACTTCACCGAGATAACAAATGTGATAGAAGGAACTGAGATTGACCTAGAGCAGCGCTCAGCTATTTGTAGTAATGCTTTGGAAGAAGCTAGAGGGAAAGAGCTAGAACTTGCAACTGACTACATCATTAGCCATACCATGCAAACTCTTCTGGAAGGCTGTTCTTGTGACCAGCTTTGTTCTTTTCTTCAAAGCAGTGCGAAGAAATTTTCACATATTGCCATGGATAGGTCTGGCTCACATGTCGCTGAATCAGCCCTCAAGTCTTTGGCCATGCACCTTCAGGATGACGACACTTATTCTCTTGTTGGGGAGACGCTAACTGCACTATGCCAGGTATATTTACTTAGTCATGATAACAATGAAACCATTTTTTGTTGGGAATAATGTGAATTTGGATATGCGTTAGAAGAAAATAGCAGCTGACTCTTTTACTTGATTTTTTCGTGTCATTCCATCAAAAAGTTTTAGCTTACAGATGATAGATAATTTTCCAACAATTGGGAGGAATATATGGTTTTGTGtggtgaaatttttatttttttctccaCTTTTCCTTCCTTTGTTCCAGGAAATTGTGGTCAATGTTGGTGATATAATGTGCAATTCTTATGGATCTCATG
This Primulina huaijiensis isolate GDHJ02 unplaced genomic scaffold, ASM1229523v2 scaffold208098, whole genome shotgun sequence DNA region includes the following protein-coding sequences:
- the LOC140966833 gene encoding pumilio homolog 23-like; this encodes MRKMGRQEKKRNVGDSAKNQPGGSRAVTFKAKKFTEEKTTNTRQTSFIRKLVDPETTKYFTEITNVIEGTEIDLEQRSAICSNALEEARGKELELATDYIISHTMQTLLEGCSCDQLCSFLQSSAKKFSHIAMDRSGSHVAESALKSLAMHLQDDDTYSLVGETLTALCQEIVVNVGDIMCNSYGSHVLRRLLCFCKGVSVDTPEFHSTKPSVVLAERLNLRSSKLEGNDLQQHQSFPDLLTFLISEMLNPLRVDIATIQLNPFSSLVLQTALKLLAGNEPELLRIIPILLGCSADKDLEGNLIEAGKKILHLVEENAYSHLMEVGELIKIIYVLHS